GTAATGTTTTACAAGAGTGCCGCCGGCTTTCTGCATTAAGTCGCCTCCCCAAAATCGAATTTCTGCCTGAGGATCTTCAACATATAAAGCTTTCATTAAGTTAGAACCGTGTAAATCTCCAGAGGCTTCACCTGCAATTATGTAATATTTCATGTTGTTTTTTTTTGAAAATGGTGCTAAAGTTGTCACTCAGCAAAGATAAGATTTATAAAACTAATGTAGAAATGGCCAGTACAATCACTGCTAAAATTACACCTCTAGCCATTATTTCTTTGTTTCTTTTTAAAAGAATGCTAAAAACGGCCAAATCTAAGAGTGTTCCTAAAGTGATAATTTTTCCCATATATCCATTTTGTCTTATGATTGAAATTCCAGACGAAATGTCAAAAGTTGTAAAAAAAGTGATAAACAAATAACTGCCTAATAGAGCAGTAAAAATTCCAATTAAAAATCCAATAAGTATTTCTTTAGCCATTTAATTTCCAAGTATTAAGTTGTTGAATTGTGTGGTGTGCCGTTAAATCAAATTGCACAGGAACTACTGAAATATAGCCATTTGCCAATGCCCATTCATCTGTATCTTCGCCTTGATCTTCATTGACAAATTTTCCTGCCAGCCAGTAATAATCTTTTCCAAAAGGAGTTTGTCTCTTGTCAAATTTTTGTGCGTAATACGCTTTCGCTTGACGACAAACTTTAATGCCTTTTATTTCCGATTCTTTTAGTTTTGGAAAATTGACATTTAAAACGACTCCTGGAGGTAATTTATTTTCTAGGGTTTCCAAAGTTATTTTTTTAACGAAAGATTTTATAGGTTCAAAATCGGCATTCCAGTCAAAGTCTAAAAGCGAAAAACCAATAGCTTGAATACCTTCTATTCCAGCTTCAACAGCGGCACTCATGGTTCCGGAATAAATGACATTTATAGAAGAATTTGATCCGTGGTTAATGCCCGAGACACATAAATCTGGTTTGCGTTTCAGGATTTCGTTTACTGCCAGTTTTACACAGTCAACAGGAGTTCCAGAACAGCTGTATTCTGCAATTGTGTCATCATCTTTAGAAATTTTATCTAGAAATAAAGTGTTATTGATGGTTATGGCATGTCCCATTGCGCTTTGTGGTTTGTCTGGAGCAACAACGATTACATCGCCAATGGTTTCCATAACGCTGATAAGGGCTCTTATTCCTGGGGCTAAAATACCATCGTCGTTTGTTACCAATATTAATGGTTTTTGGATTTTCATTTTGTGGATTTTATGTGTAATTTTAACAATTGTAAGATTTTAAAAACAAATTTAGTGGCGTATTTGCTCAGATAAGTCACAAATATTACAAAATTTGTCAACTAAGGTAAAGAACTTTTTTGCGAATTAAACATTTTTATATCTTTAACAAAAAATTATCGTGACGTTAGCTCTCGTGGCATAGTTTTTAACGTAACTTAGATAAAAAAATTGATGAATGCTATTATAAAGTTTATGAAAAGAAATTATAAGATACTCATAGCCGTATTGTGCTTATCGCTTACATTATTTGCATTTAAGATGAATGCCGATAGGACAATCGACCCAGATCCGAACAGAGATAAGACACTTTTAGAATTATTAGCATTTGTTATTGAAAAAGGACATTACAGCCCAGCCGAAATAAATGATGAATTCTCAAAAGGTATTTTTAAAGATTATATTGATGCATTAGATCCTTCTAAAAGATTCTTTATGCAGTCTGATATTGATGAGTTTAAGCAGTATGAATTAATGCTTGATGATCAGTTTTTGAATAAGGATATTACTTTTTTCAACCTAACTTATACAAGGTTGATGAAACGTATGGAAGAAAGTAAAAAACGTTATAAAACAATTTTGGCACAGCCTTTTAATTATAATGTTGATGAAACTTTTAATGCAGATTATGAGACTCTTCCTTATGCAAAAAATCTAACAGAGCTTAACGAAAGATGGAGAAAACAAATCAAATTATCTACACTTTCTTCATTGGTTACAAAGCAAAAAATTGAAGAAGAAAAGAAGAAAAAAGACGCGGCTTACAAAGAAAAATCTTTTGAAACTTTAGAAAAAGAAACACGTGAAAGTTCATTGAAATCTTTAGATGATAATTTCAGTGTGATTAAAGATTTGAATAGAGAGTATTGGTTCTCAGTTTACTTGAATTCTATCATGGCACGTTTTGATCCGCATACAAGCTATTTTGCACCTGAAGAAAAAGATCGTTTTGATGTAAATATCAGTGGTAAATTGGAAGGAATTGGAGCTCGTCTGACTAAGAAAAATGATTTCACTCAAATTGACGAATTGATTTCTGGCGGACCTGCTTGGAAAGGAAAACAACTAGAAGCTGGAGATTTAATCTTGAAAGTTGCGCAAGGAAATGAAGAGCCTGTAGATGTTGTTGGAATGCGTCTAGACGATGTTGTTAAGAAAATCAAAGGTCATAAAGGAACTGAAGTTAAACTTACAATTAAAAAAGTTGACGGAAGTATCAAAGTAATTTCGATCATCAGAGATGTTGTTGAAATTGAAGAAACGTATGCTAAATCTAGTATTGTTGAGAAAAATGGTTTAAAATATGGAGTAATTTATCTTCCTAAATTTTACATCGATTTTGAAAATAAAGACGGACGTGATGCTGGAAAAGATATCGCTCTTGAAGTAGAAAGATTGAAAAAAGAAAACATCAACGGAATTGTTTTAGACGTTCGTGATGATGGTGGAGGATCTCTTTCGACAGTAGTTGATATTGCAGGCTTATTTATTGAAGAAGGACCAATTGTTCAGGTTAAATCGGCAGGTAAAAAGAAAGAAGTTTTATACGATAAAGATAAAAAAATCGAATGGGATGGTCCATTAGTAATCATGGTAAACAGTTTTTCTGCTTCGGCATCTGAGATTTTAGCAGCTGCAATTCAGGATTACAAACGTGGTGTAATTATCGGAAGTAAACAAACTTATGGTAAAGGAACTGTTCAGAACGTGTTAGATTTAAATCAGTTTGTTCGTAATGCAAACTATGGAGATCTTGGAGCTTTGAAAATTACAGGACAAAAATTCTATAGAATCAACGGTGGTTCTACTCAATTGGAAGGTGTTCATAGTGATGTTGTGATGCCAGATCGTTACGCTTACTTGAAGATGGGTGAAAGAGATATTGACAACGCAATGCCTTGGGATAAAATTGATCCAGCTGATTACAGTACTTGGACTTCTAATGAGAATTTTGCCAGAGCAATTAATAATAGTAAAAACAGAATTGCTCAAAATGCTCAATTCAAATTGATTGATGACAATGCAAAATGGATTGATGTTAAGAATAAAGAGAATACCTATAGCTTAAATATTCAGAGTTTTAAAGCGACTCAGGAGCAGGTTGAGAGTGAAGGTAAGAAATACAAACCAATCTTAGATTACAAAAATGATTTGGTTTTCAAATCACTTCCTTATGAAGAGATTGAAACAAAAGCGGATGCTTCATTAAAAGAAAAAAGAGATGCATGGCACCAAGCTTTGTCTAAAGATGTTTATGTAGAAGAAGCTTTAAATGTTTTAGATGATTTGCAGCCAAAAGGTCTGGTTAAAAATAACAACGTTTCTCCTAAAATGAAAAAGGATAAACTAGTGAAGTCTTAAGTTCTAAAAGAATTTAATTTGTTAAAAACGCTCTATAAATTTTGAATTTATGGAGCGTTTTTTTGTAAGTTTAACTTCTAAAAATATTTTTATGAAAGCCTTTTCGAGTTTATTTTTTTTGAGTCTTATATTGTTGTCTTGTAAAAAAGAAGTTGTAGAAAAAGAGAATATAAGTAATTCTGAAGTGGTTTCTTTTAAAGGAAATTCAACTTCTACAGATTCATTGTATACTGTGGTCTATCTTCCGACTTCGACAACAAAACAGATTGTGAAACATCAATATTACACACTTTCTTATAACGAAAAATTTGAGCAGGCAGAGTGGGTGGCTTATGAATTGAAGGCAGCATATTTGAAAAACAACGATTTTAAAAGACCTTATTTCATAGAAGATCCAAAAGTAACAACGGGTTCTGCTGATTGGAGAAATTACAAAAATTCTGGTTATGATAAAGGACATCTTTGTCCAGCTGGAGATATGGAATTCAATAAGAATGCTTATAATGATACTTTTTATACTTCTAATATTTCTCCGCAGAAAAAGGAATTTAATTCAGGAATTTGGAATAGACTAGAGCAGAAGACTCGTTATTGGGCTGAAAAATACAATGATATTTATGTTGTTACTGGCGGAATTCCAAAAGATTCAGACAAAAAAATAGGAACAGAAAAAGTGGCTGTTCCTAAA
This portion of the Flavobacterium panacagri genome encodes:
- a CDS encoding carboxy terminal-processing peptidase, which encodes MNAIIKFMKRNYKILIAVLCLSLTLFAFKMNADRTIDPDPNRDKTLLELLAFVIEKGHYSPAEINDEFSKGIFKDYIDALDPSKRFFMQSDIDEFKQYELMLDDQFLNKDITFFNLTYTRLMKRMEESKKRYKTILAQPFNYNVDETFNADYETLPYAKNLTELNERWRKQIKLSTLSSLVTKQKIEEEKKKKDAAYKEKSFETLEKETRESSLKSLDDNFSVIKDLNREYWFSVYLNSIMARFDPHTSYFAPEEKDRFDVNISGKLEGIGARLTKKNDFTQIDELISGGPAWKGKQLEAGDLILKVAQGNEEPVDVVGMRLDDVVKKIKGHKGTEVKLTIKKVDGSIKVISIIRDVVEIEETYAKSSIVEKNGLKYGVIYLPKFYIDFENKDGRDAGKDIALEVERLKKENINGIVLDVRDDGGGSLSTVVDIAGLFIEEGPIVQVKSAGKKKEVLYDKDKKIEWDGPLVIMVNSFSASASEILAAAIQDYKRGVIIGSKQTYGKGTVQNVLDLNQFVRNANYGDLGALKITGQKFYRINGGSTQLEGVHSDVVMPDRYAYLKMGERDIDNAMPWDKIDPADYSTWTSNENFARAINNSKNRIAQNAQFKLIDDNAKWIDVKNKENTYSLNIQSFKATQEQVESEGKKYKPILDYKNDLVFKSLPYEEIETKADASLKEKRDAWHQALSKDVYVEEALNVLDDLQPKGLVKNNNVSPKMKKDKLVKS
- a CDS encoding DNA/RNA non-specific endonuclease, producing the protein MKAFSSLFFLSLILLSCKKEVVEKENISNSEVVSFKGNSTSTDSLYTVVYLPTSTTKQIVKHQYYTLSYNEKFEQAEWVAYELKAAYLKNNDFKRPYFIEDPKVTTGSADWRNYKNSGYDKGHLCPAGDMEFNKNAYNDTFYTSNISPQKKEFNSGIWNRLEQKTRYWAEKYNDIYVVTGGIPKDSDKKIGTEKVAVPKYFYKIILAKSGNEHKVIAFLVPNEKSDKSIYDFVVPIETLEKMTGIDFFPNLKNLKSSKAF
- the surE gene encoding 5'/3'-nucleotidase SurE yields the protein MKIQKPLILVTNDDGILAPGIRALISVMETIGDVIVVAPDKPQSAMGHAITINNTLFLDKISKDDDTIAEYSCSGTPVDCVKLAVNEILKRKPDLCVSGINHGSNSSINVIYSGTMSAAVEAGIEGIQAIGFSLLDFDWNADFEPIKSFVKKITLETLENKLPPGVVLNVNFPKLKESEIKGIKVCRQAKAYYAQKFDKRQTPFGKDYYWLAGKFVNEDQGEDTDEWALANGYISVVPVQFDLTAHHTIQQLNTWKLNG